A stretch of Enterobacter cloacae complex sp. ECNIH7 DNA encodes these proteins:
- a CDS encoding LysR family transcriptional regulator, with amino-acid sequence MTPSFDMDIDLILTLDALLQDRNITHAAARLGISQPALSARLARLRTLFGEPLFIPSPHGRGMLPTPRAEALKPQVESVLRGISALFAPTTFDAQTSTRTFVIALHENPALMLGTGLLNQVGTEAPGIRMRFALPQMSELAQQLENGDVDIYIGVSAGAHDGWVRRKLLDDTFATAQRKGHPRGTGALDLESYCALSHLVVSSAGDPFTGFVDQTLAGLGYQRHVAMSTQSYAVAPALVAGTDLVCTLPERMLKQFASTLDLFAPPLPLQPITIYMYWHPKNSQDPANAWLREQLLQAAGRQV; translated from the coding sequence ATGACGCCCAGCTTTGACATGGACATCGACCTGATCCTGACCCTGGACGCCCTGCTTCAGGACAGGAATATCACCCATGCGGCCGCGCGGCTGGGCATCAGCCAGCCCGCGCTGTCCGCTCGTCTCGCGCGTCTGCGAACGCTGTTTGGCGAACCGCTGTTTATTCCTTCCCCACATGGACGTGGGATGCTGCCCACGCCGCGAGCGGAAGCGCTTAAGCCTCAGGTGGAGAGCGTGCTGCGCGGCATCAGCGCGCTGTTTGCCCCCACCACGTTTGATGCCCAGACCAGTACCCGGACCTTTGTTATCGCCCTGCACGAAAACCCGGCGCTAATGCTGGGCACCGGGCTGCTTAACCAGGTGGGTACCGAAGCTCCCGGTATCCGTATGCGCTTCGCCCTGCCACAGATGTCCGAACTGGCGCAGCAGCTGGAAAACGGAGATGTGGATATCTACATCGGCGTAAGCGCGGGCGCCCATGACGGCTGGGTGAGGCGCAAACTGCTCGACGATACGTTTGCCACCGCCCAGCGCAAAGGCCATCCGCGCGGGACCGGAGCGTTAGACCTGGAAAGCTACTGCGCGCTTTCTCATCTGGTGGTGTCATCGGCGGGAGATCCATTTACCGGCTTTGTCGATCAAACCCTGGCCGGGCTGGGCTACCAGCGGCACGTCGCGATGTCCACGCAGAGCTACGCCGTGGCGCCTGCGCTTGTCGCCGGTACCGACCTGGTGTGCACCCTGCCGGAACGGATGCTGAAACAGTTTGCCAGCACGCTGGATCTCTTTGCGCCGCCGCTGCCGCTCCAGCCGATTACCATCTACATGTACTGGCACCCGAAAAACAGCCAGGATCCGGCGAATGCCTGGCTGCGCGAGCAGCTGCTGCAGGCCGCCGGGCGTCAGGTCTGA
- a CDS encoding MBL fold metallo-hydrolase produces MLTVKKLALSTLISSSLLFYPALQAAAETPQHVVKQPAGGYSVQVGDVLVTSFTDGTVAQDLHKLLRRTTPQKIDALLAKNFQTNPPEVSINAFLIAMPGHKILVDTGSGQLFGPGNGGRLIESLATQGVKPEDITEVLLTHAHSDHAGGLVKDGKVVFSNARVFVGKPDVDFFFNDENQKKTGYGRNYFDVAQKTLKPYLDAGKVVPFSGTSEILPGLTGTVHPGHTPGSAFYTLTSKGEKITFVGYIIHAAAVQFPQPDVTITYDEDQNKAASVREHAFADFVKNKDLVAAPHLPFPGIGYVTKGENGGYAWVPVTYTNRDAGSAK; encoded by the coding sequence ATGCTTACCGTGAAAAAACTTGCTCTTTCTACGCTGATTTCCAGTTCATTGCTTTTCTACCCTGCGCTGCAGGCGGCGGCAGAGACGCCCCAGCACGTCGTTAAACAACCCGCGGGCGGATACAGCGTTCAGGTCGGCGACGTTCTGGTCACCTCGTTTACGGACGGGACCGTCGCGCAGGATCTGCACAAGCTGCTGCGCCGGACAACGCCGCAAAAAATCGATGCGCTGCTCGCGAAAAATTTCCAGACCAACCCGCCTGAAGTGTCCATTAACGCGTTCCTGATTGCGATGCCCGGGCATAAAATTCTGGTAGATACGGGCTCAGGCCAGCTCTTTGGCCCCGGCAACGGCGGACGTCTGATTGAGAGCCTCGCCACCCAGGGGGTTAAACCCGAGGACATTACTGAAGTCCTGCTGACCCACGCCCACTCCGATCACGCGGGCGGCCTGGTGAAAGACGGCAAGGTGGTGTTCAGCAACGCGCGCGTTTTCGTTGGTAAACCGGACGTCGACTTTTTCTTTAACGACGAGAATCAGAAAAAAACCGGCTACGGCAGGAACTACTTTGACGTCGCGCAGAAGACCTTAAAACCCTATCTTGACGCCGGTAAAGTGGTGCCTTTTAGCGGCACATCGGAGATTCTCCCGGGGCTGACCGGCACGGTTCATCCCGGCCATACGCCCGGCTCAGCCTTCTACACGCTGACGAGCAAAGGCGAGAAGATCACCTTTGTAGGCTACATCATTCATGCCGCGGCGGTACAGTTCCCGCAGCCTGACGTGACCATTACCTACGATGAAGATCAGAACAAAGCCGCAAGCGTGCGCGAACATGCGTTTGCCGACTTTGTGAAAAATAAAGACCTGGTCGCCGCGCCCCATCTGCCTTTCCCGGGTATCGGGTATGTCACCAAAGGCGAAAACGGCGGCTATGCCTGGGTCCCTGTGACCTATACCAACCGGGACGCCGGCAGCGCGAAATAA
- a CDS encoding 5'-nucleotidase, lipoprotein e(P4) family, whose product MAKALLLALPVLSATATAAATAAGHDLCEPKAYEMALRYQQKSAEIMALQLQTYRFATERFNEKLKDLKTPENYAVVMDLDETVLDNTPLLVRDVEQCHDYTKWDTWSDWEKQGKPGLIPGVKAFLDHVNQSKVRIYYVSDRMQENKADTLRTLEALGLPQVSDESVLLDTVSKEERRQSILKKQQIVMLFGDSLPDFAVQFKNKKPSEQQRELVEASAEHFGNDWIVLPNAAYGSWSKATPDSWNAPLKK is encoded by the coding sequence ATGGCTAAGGCATTACTGCTGGCATTACCTGTTTTGAGTGCAACGGCAACGGCAGCGGCGACGGCTGCCGGGCACGACCTGTGTGAACCGAAAGCGTACGAAATGGCGCTGCGCTACCAGCAGAAATCGGCAGAGATTATGGCCCTTCAGCTGCAAACCTATCGGTTTGCCACCGAGCGTTTCAACGAAAAGTTAAAGGATCTGAAAACGCCCGAAAACTACGCTGTGGTGATGGATCTCGATGAAACTGTGCTGGATAACACCCCTCTATTGGTGCGCGACGTGGAGCAGTGCCACGACTATACAAAATGGGACACCTGGAGCGACTGGGAAAAACAGGGAAAACCCGGCTTAATTCCGGGCGTGAAGGCGTTTCTTGACCATGTGAATCAAAGCAAGGTCCGGATCTACTACGTCTCGGACCGCATGCAGGAAAATAAAGCCGATACGCTCAGGACGTTAGAAGCTCTGGGACTTCCGCAGGTGTCCGATGAAAGCGTGCTTCTGGACACGGTCAGCAAGGAAGAGCGTCGCCAGAGCATCCTCAAAAAGCAGCAGATCGTCATGCTGTTCGGCGACAGCCTGCCGGATTTCGCCGTGCAGTTTAAAAATAAAAAGCCGAGCGAGCAGCAGCGTGAGCTGGTTGAGGCCAGCGCGGAACACTTCGGTAACGACTGGATTGTGCTGCCAAATGCCGCTTATGGCTCCTGGTCCAAAGCCACGCCGGACAGCTGGAACGCACCTCTGAAAAAATAA
- a CDS encoding GNAT family N-acetyltransferase: protein MQIRKGLSTDLTRLECCDFSFTISHIAREPFIHCDLHIEAVAVPWIKTYELDIQTLENHCVNPDAIFLIAETEDGEIAGFITASIGWNKFISVDYIAVERTKRRTGAAQKLMAAAHVWARSVNAPGLRLETQNVNVSACLFYRNYGFTLGGYDRYLYNALPEKDEIALFWYYMLV from the coding sequence ATGCAGATTCGAAAAGGACTCAGTACCGACCTCACGCGCCTTGAATGCTGTGACTTTTCTTTCACCATTAGCCACATTGCGCGAGAGCCCTTTATCCACTGCGATTTGCATATCGAAGCCGTCGCCGTGCCCTGGATTAAAACCTACGAGCTCGATATCCAAACCCTTGAAAACCACTGCGTTAATCCGGACGCCATATTTCTTATTGCCGAAACGGAAGACGGGGAAATTGCGGGATTTATTACCGCGTCGATCGGCTGGAATAAGTTTATCTCGGTGGATTACATTGCTGTAGAGCGCACGAAACGCAGAACCGGCGCCGCGCAAAAATTAATGGCCGCCGCGCACGTGTGGGCCCGCAGCGTAAACGCGCCGGGATTACGGCTTGAAACACAAAATGTGAACGTTTCTGCCTGTCTGTTTTACCGCAACTACGGGTTTACCCTGGGCGGATACGATCGTTATCTCTACAACGCCTTACCGGAAAAGGACGAGATCGCCCTGTTCTGGTATTACATGCTGGTCTAA
- the treZ gene encoding malto-oligosyltrehalose trehalohydrolase: MEFRTFQKQWGAEFISDDVVRFRVWAEGQKELTLRLAAADVPMTAAGDGWFQADISGVTHGAEYQFILQDGMTVPDPASRAQKGDVNGPSIVIDPQRYQPVNRDWAGRPWEDTVIYELHIGTFTPEGTFRAAIDKLPYLAELGITQLEVMPVSQFGGTRGWGYDGVLLYAPHSAYGTPEDFHAFIDAAHGLGLSVVLDIVLNHFGPEGNYLPLLSPAFFDADRMTPWGNGIAYEREPVRQYITDAPLYWLTEYRLDGLRFDAIDQIKDSAETHILEEIAAKIREAIPHRHVHLTTEDSRNVIFLHPRDEQGNTPLFTAEWNDDFHNAAHVFATGETHAYYQDFAFEPEKKFARALAEGFVYQGEISLQTGESRGVECQTQPPQFFVDFIQNHDQTGNRAQGERLIALAGADKTRVLLAALLLSPHIPLLFMGEEFGETHPFLFFTDFHGDLAKAVREGRAKEFTGHAGHDETVPDPNDLNTFIRSKLDWNKIATDEGKTWLRFTRHLLTLRHRHIVPLLRHGGAVEGKVIKTAPGMVAVSWHFPSGTLSLALNIGNKPAALPDLAGETRFAWPEATDVLPPNGIVVRFADGEASL; this comes from the coding sequence ATGGAATTCAGGACATTTCAAAAGCAGTGGGGTGCTGAGTTTATTTCCGATGACGTTGTGCGTTTTCGCGTCTGGGCAGAAGGACAGAAAGAACTTACGCTACGTCTGGCCGCCGCCGACGTGCCGATGACGGCAGCTGGCGACGGCTGGTTTCAGGCAGACATATCCGGCGTCACGCACGGTGCAGAATATCAATTTATTCTGCAGGACGGCATGACGGTGCCCGATCCCGCCTCGCGCGCGCAAAAGGGCGACGTTAACGGCCCCTCCATCGTTATCGATCCCCAACGCTATCAGCCGGTCAACCGGGACTGGGCAGGGCGGCCGTGGGAAGACACGGTTATCTACGAGCTGCACATCGGCACGTTTACCCCGGAGGGCACCTTCCGGGCCGCAATCGACAAGCTGCCGTATCTGGCAGAGCTCGGTATTACCCAGCTTGAAGTGATGCCCGTCTCTCAGTTTGGCGGTACCCGCGGCTGGGGGTATGACGGCGTGCTGCTGTACGCCCCGCACTCAGCCTACGGTACGCCGGAGGATTTCCACGCGTTTATCGACGCCGCGCACGGGCTGGGGCTTTCCGTGGTGCTGGATATCGTGCTTAACCACTTCGGCCCCGAGGGGAACTATCTGCCTCTGCTGTCGCCCGCGTTCTTTGATGCAGATCGGATGACGCCGTGGGGCAACGGCATCGCTTACGAACGCGAGCCGGTGAGGCAGTACATCACCGATGCGCCGCTATACTGGCTGACGGAGTATCGTCTGGACGGCCTGCGCTTTGACGCCATCGACCAGATTAAAGACAGCGCTGAGACGCACATTCTGGAGGAGATTGCCGCTAAAATCCGCGAGGCGATCCCGCACCGCCACGTTCACCTGACCACGGAAGACAGCCGCAACGTGATTTTCCTGCATCCGCGCGATGAACAGGGCAACACGCCGCTGTTCACCGCCGAGTGGAATGATGACTTCCACAACGCTGCCCACGTGTTTGCTACCGGCGAGACCCACGCGTATTACCAGGATTTTGCCTTTGAGCCGGAGAAAAAGTTCGCCCGGGCGCTGGCGGAAGGCTTTGTCTACCAGGGCGAGATTTCGCTGCAAACCGGCGAATCCCGCGGAGTGGAGTGTCAGACGCAGCCGCCGCAGTTCTTCGTCGATTTTATTCAGAACCACGATCAGACCGGGAATCGCGCCCAGGGCGAGCGGCTGATCGCCCTGGCCGGTGCCGACAAGACGCGGGTGCTGCTTGCCGCGCTGCTGCTTTCTCCCCATATCCCGCTGCTGTTTATGGGCGAGGAGTTTGGGGAAACGCATCCGTTCCTGTTCTTCACCGATTTTCACGGCGATCTGGCAAAGGCGGTGCGGGAAGGGCGCGCGAAAGAGTTTACGGGCCATGCCGGGCACGATGAAACCGTCCCGGACCCGAACGACCTGAACACGTTTATCCGTTCAAAACTCGACTGGAATAAGATTGCCACCGACGAGGGTAAAACGTGGCTGCGCTTCACGCGCCACCTGCTGACGCTGCGCCATCGCCATATCGTTCCGCTTCTGCGTCATGGCGGCGCCGTTGAGGGCAAGGTAATCAAGACCGCGCCCGGCATGGTGGCAGTGAGCTGGCATTTCCCGTCGGGAACGCTCTCTCTGGCGCTGAATATCGGTAATAAGCCCGCCGCGCTGCCCGATCTCGCGGGTGAGACGCGCTTTGCCTGGCCTGAAGCCACTGACGTGTTACCCCCGAACGGTATTGTCGTTCGCTTTGCTGATGGAGAAGCATCGTTATGA
- the treY gene encoding malto-oligosyltrehalose synthase, with amino-acid sequence MIPSATYRIQFRNGMTFDRAAALVPYLKDLGISHLYASPVFTATAGSTHGYDVTNPNEIDPAIGGRDGFDRMAAALKQAGMGLILDIVPNHMSTSLENAWWRDVIEYGQQSRYFRYFDIDRSRPLTLPFLGDTFEAELEKGAIALKRDPVTNKAALVYYDAEYPLNPGTYSEEKSIAELHEAQSWRLMSWREAPKQLSWRRFFEITGLVGVRVEDDAVFDDTHRLILELVHAGVVDGLRIDHVDGLADPLGYLQRLRQKTGPDCYITVEKILAKGEQLPADWPVSGTTGYEFIASLAEVLVDDDNLSRLETIHDETLGITVDRHAELRDAKGLMTDRNFEGEFTTLLNLADDLARRNEVALPREEIRHALRELLIAFPVYRTYGTREGLTPPDVVLLNRVVANVETSEAALSLLVRILTGDLPEDCRESAALFRTRFQQLTGPLMAKSVEDTLFFRHNLELALNEVGADPTPRAFSLSRFHQEMRIRLARQPDALLGTSTHDTKRGEDARARLYTLTEAPERWGENLARWRQMNQTQVRFLNDGTAPNAADTWMIYQALAGVWPATLSPDDAEGLASLEARFNGFLEKALREAKQRTDWIDSNESYESVVLSYARHLLSPDNALFLQDFSEAMQPFIRAGLMNSLSQTVIKLTAPGVPDIYQGSEALNFSLVDPDNRREPDFNALVHNLSAADASVFDNPACWRDGRVKQFVTATLLRLRPHYDALFRYGDWLPLKVSGEREENLIVYARVKDEEALIVAVPRLVFDVTDNHQLWVNTAVAIPDELVGKRYRDLFSGESRILQETLDLTSEKGCVLVLLTCE; translated from the coding sequence ATGATCCCTTCCGCCACGTACCGCATCCAGTTTCGTAACGGCATGACCTTCGACCGCGCTGCGGCGCTGGTGCCTTACCTGAAAGATCTCGGCATCAGCCACCTCTACGCGTCGCCCGTGTTTACCGCCACCGCGGGTTCCACCCACGGCTATGACGTGACCAACCCGAATGAAATCGACCCGGCGATCGGCGGACGAGACGGTTTCGACCGCATGGCCGCGGCGCTTAAGCAGGCCGGCATGGGGCTGATTCTGGATATTGTCCCGAACCATATGTCCACCTCGCTGGAAAACGCCTGGTGGCGGGACGTAATTGAATACGGCCAGCAGAGCCGCTATTTCCGCTATTTCGATATCGACCGGTCGCGACCGCTGACGCTGCCGTTTCTCGGCGACACCTTTGAGGCCGAGCTGGAGAAGGGGGCGATCGCCCTAAAACGTGACCCTGTCACGAACAAGGCCGCGCTGGTTTACTATGACGCCGAGTATCCGCTCAACCCCGGCACGTACAGCGAGGAGAAAAGTATTGCTGAGCTACATGAAGCGCAAAGCTGGCGGCTGATGTCCTGGCGGGAAGCGCCGAAGCAGCTGTCGTGGCGGCGCTTCTTCGAGATCACCGGGCTGGTCGGCGTTCGGGTTGAAGATGACGCGGTATTCGACGATACGCACCGGCTGATCCTGGAGCTGGTTCACGCCGGCGTGGTGGACGGTCTGCGCATTGACCACGTCGACGGCCTGGCCGATCCGCTGGGCTATCTGCAGCGCCTGCGGCAGAAAACCGGGCCCGACTGCTATATCACGGTTGAAAAAATTCTCGCGAAGGGAGAACAGCTCCCCGCCGACTGGCCGGTATCCGGCACCACCGGCTACGAGTTTATCGCCTCGCTGGCGGAAGTGCTGGTCGACGATGATAACCTGTCGCGCCTGGAGACCATCCACGACGAAACGCTGGGGATAACGGTCGATCGCCACGCGGAACTGCGCGATGCCAAGGGTCTGATGACCGATCGCAATTTTGAGGGTGAGTTCACCACGCTGCTTAACCTTGCTGACGATCTGGCCCGCCGCAATGAGGTTGCGCTGCCGCGCGAGGAGATCCGCCACGCGCTGCGCGAGCTGCTTATCGCCTTTCCGGTCTACCGCACCTACGGCACCCGGGAGGGATTAACCCCGCCTGACGTGGTGCTGCTTAACCGCGTGGTCGCCAACGTGGAGACGTCTGAAGCGGCGCTGAGCCTGCTTGTGCGCATTCTTACCGGCGACCTGCCGGAAGATTGTCGCGAGTCCGCCGCGCTTTTCAGAACCCGCTTCCAGCAGCTTACCGGGCCGCTGATGGCGAAGTCCGTTGAAGATACGCTGTTCTTCCGCCACAACCTCGAGCTGGCGCTCAATGAAGTGGGCGCCGACCCGACGCCGCGCGCGTTTTCATTATCCCGCTTCCACCAGGAGATGCGCATTCGTCTGGCCCGACAGCCCGACGCGCTGCTGGGCACCTCCACGCACGATACCAAACGCGGAGAAGACGCCCGGGCGCGACTCTACACCCTGACGGAAGCGCCGGAACGCTGGGGTGAGAACCTGGCCCGCTGGCGACAGATGAACCAGACCCAGGTACGTTTTCTCAATGACGGCACCGCGCCGAACGCCGCCGATACCTGGATGATCTATCAGGCGCTGGCGGGCGTCTGGCCCGCCACGCTGTCTCCGGACGACGCTGAAGGGCTTGCATCACTGGAAGCGCGTTTTAACGGCTTCCTCGAGAAAGCGCTGCGCGAGGCAAAACAGCGCACCGACTGGATCGACAGCAACGAGAGCTATGAGAGCGTGGTGCTGAGCTACGCGCGGCACCTGCTTTCGCCGGACAACGCGCTGTTCCTGCAGGATTTTAGCGAGGCGATGCAGCCCTTTATTCGGGCCGGGCTGATGAACAGCCTCAGCCAGACGGTGATCAAGCTAACGGCTCCCGGCGTGCCGGATATCTATCAGGGCAGCGAGGCGCTTAACTTTAGCCTCGTCGACCCGGATAACCGACGGGAGCCGGATTTCAACGCGCTGGTGCACAACCTCAGCGCGGCGGATGCCTCGGTGTTTGACAACCCGGCCTGCTGGCGAGACGGGCGCGTTAAGCAGTTCGTTACCGCCACGCTGCTGCGGCTTCGACCACACTACGACGCGCTATTCCGCTACGGCGACTGGCTGCCGCTTAAGGTCTCCGGCGAGCGCGAGGAGAATCTGATTGTCTATGCGCGCGTTAAGGACGAGGAGGCGCTGATTGTCGCCGTGCCGCGTCTGGTTTTTGATGTCACCGATAACCATCAGCTGTGGGTCAATACCGCGGTAGCGATACCCGACGAACTGGTCGGGAAGCGCTATCGGGACCTGTTCAGCGGTGAAAGCCGCATTCTGCAAGAGACGCTGGATTTAACGTCAGAAAAGGGATGTGTACTGGTTCTGCTTACCTGCGAATAA
- the glgX gene encoding glycogen debranching protein GlgX: MAKDITFEIRAGHGQQLGANYDGKGVNFALFSAHAERVELCLFDPSGKTEIARLELPEYTHEVWHGYVPDLKPGALYGYRVYGPYDPENGHRFNPHKLLIDPYARELVGDIDWNDAHFGYELGHDELDLSFDTRDSAPFTPKCKVIDPNAFDWQDNSRPNVPWPHTVVYESHVKGFTQMNPAIPPELRGTFEGMGHKASVDYVKSLGITSVELLPVHWFPDDQHLLDRGLKNFWGYNTLGFFAPASRYYGPAGIQGFRDMVRAYHDAGIEVILDVVYNHTAEGNELGPTLSFKGIDNYSYYRTLPDQHRYYINDTGTGNTVNTSHPRVLQMVMDSLRYWAESMHIDGFRFDLGTILGREPEGFDPRGGFFDAISQDPVLSRLKLIGEPWDIGPGGYQVGGFPPGWGEWNDKYRDTVREYWKGDNVSTDFAARLLGSGDLYDLRGRRPWASVNFITAHDGFTLNDLVSYNEKHNADNGEDNNDGHNDNRSYNYGEEGPTENPDIIATRERQKRNFLTTLLFSHGTPMLLAGDEFGRTQKGNNNGYCQDSEISWIDWNGITENDAALREFTRRLIALRAQQPLLRRESWRDGLEIRWFNAGGGPQQAEQWDEGSTLGVSISRPDLRQEDGIWHDVLMLFNPFEGTVPFQIPQFGEVGWVLELSTADGAAAGTAFTETVEYELAGRSITLFRRP; encoded by the coding sequence ATGGCAAAGGATATAACGTTTGAAATTCGGGCCGGTCATGGTCAGCAGTTGGGAGCGAATTATGACGGAAAAGGGGTTAACTTCGCGCTGTTCTCTGCTCACGCCGAGCGTGTAGAGCTCTGTCTTTTTGACCCGTCCGGAAAAACGGAAATCGCCCGGCTGGAGCTGCCGGAATATACCCATGAGGTTTGGCACGGCTATGTACCTGACCTGAAACCGGGGGCGCTGTACGGCTATCGCGTCTATGGGCCCTACGATCCGGAAAACGGTCACCGCTTTAACCCGCACAAGCTGCTTATCGACCCCTACGCCCGAGAACTGGTGGGCGATATCGACTGGAACGACGCCCATTTCGGCTATGAGCTGGGGCATGACGAGTTAGATTTGAGCTTTGATACGCGCGACAGCGCGCCGTTCACGCCGAAGTGCAAGGTCATCGACCCGAACGCTTTCGACTGGCAGGACAACAGCCGGCCAAACGTGCCCTGGCCGCATACCGTCGTCTATGAGAGTCACGTGAAGGGCTTTACCCAGATGAACCCGGCCATCCCGCCCGAGCTGCGCGGGACGTTTGAGGGGATGGGACACAAAGCCTCGGTCGACTACGTCAAGAGTCTTGGCATCACCTCGGTGGAGCTGCTGCCGGTTCACTGGTTCCCCGACGACCAGCACCTGCTCGACCGCGGCCTGAAGAACTTCTGGGGCTATAACACGCTCGGCTTTTTTGCCCCGGCGTCGCGCTATTACGGCCCGGCGGGGATCCAGGGCTTTCGCGACATGGTACGCGCGTATCATGACGCGGGCATTGAGGTCATTCTGGACGTGGTGTACAACCACACGGCGGAAGGGAACGAGCTTGGCCCCACGCTCTCGTTTAAGGGGATTGATAACTACAGCTATTACCGCACCCTGCCGGACCAGCATCGGTACTACATCAACGACACCGGGACGGGAAATACGGTCAATACCTCGCACCCGCGCGTGCTGCAGATGGTGATGGATTCGCTGCGCTACTGGGCGGAATCGATGCATATTGACGGTTTTCGTTTCGACCTGGGGACGATACTGGGCCGCGAGCCGGAAGGGTTTGACCCGCGCGGCGGTTTCTTCGACGCCATATCGCAGGATCCGGTGTTATCGAGACTCAAGCTGATTGGTGAACCCTGGGATATCGGTCCCGGCGGGTATCAGGTCGGCGGTTTCCCGCCGGGCTGGGGTGAATGGAACGACAAATACCGCGATACCGTACGCGAGTACTGGAAGGGCGATAACGTCTCCACCGACTTTGCCGCACGCCTGCTGGGCTCCGGGGATCTGTACGATCTGCGCGGGCGTCGTCCGTGGGCCAGCGTTAACTTCATCACCGCTCACGACGGCTTTACGCTGAATGACCTGGTGTCGTACAACGAGAAGCACAACGCCGACAACGGTGAGGACAATAACGACGGGCATAATGACAATCGCTCGTACAACTATGGCGAAGAAGGGCCGACGGAGAACCCGGATATTATTGCTACCCGCGAACGACAGAAGCGTAATTTCCTGACCACGCTGCTGTTTTCCCACGGCACGCCGATGCTGCTGGCGGGGGACGAGTTTGGCCGCACGCAGAAGGGCAACAACAACGGCTACTGTCAGGACAGCGAAATTTCGTGGATCGACTGGAACGGAATAACCGAAAACGACGCCGCGCTGCGCGAGTTTACCCGGCGGTTGATTGCCCTGCGCGCTCAGCAGCCGCTGCTGCGCCGTGAGAGCTGGCGCGACGGGCTGGAGATCCGCTGGTTCAATGCCGGAGGCGGTCCGCAGCAGGCCGAGCAGTGGGACGAAGGCTCGACGCTTGGGGTCTCCATCAGCAGGCCGGATCTGCGGCAGGAGGACGGTATCTGGCACGACGTGCTGATGCTGTTCAACCCGTTTGAAGGCACCGTGCCTTTCCAGATCCCGCAGTTTGGCGAAGTGGGATGGGTGCTGGAGTTGTCTACGGCAGATGGCGCTGCCGCCGGGACAGCGTTCACCGAAACCGTAGAGTACGAACTGGCCGGACGCAGTATTACGCTGTTCAGACGTCCTTAG
- a CDS encoding winged helix DNA-binding protein has product MTSKKSASPDRDDINDGRIVSSRHLVSERCAELSELEYALIMTSNAFNKWMVRCMTAAGEPDMGAFDVSLLHHVNHRDRKKKLADICFVLNVEDTHVVTYALKKLVKAGYVTSEKAGKELFFSTTEEGKALCMKYRDVREACLIAIHAESGIAGKSIGETAQLLRTISSLYDTAARAAASL; this is encoded by the coding sequence ATGACCTCGAAAAAGAGTGCTTCACCCGATCGCGACGATATCAACGATGGCCGGATCGTCTCTTCCCGCCATCTGGTGTCCGAGCGCTGCGCGGAGCTGTCAGAGCTGGAGTACGCGCTGATCATGACCAGCAACGCGTTCAATAAATGGATGGTGCGCTGCATGACAGCAGCCGGCGAACCCGATATGGGCGCATTTGACGTCTCGCTGCTGCATCATGTGAACCACCGCGACCGCAAGAAAAAGCTGGCCGATATCTGCTTCGTCCTCAACGTGGAAGATACCCACGTGGTGACCTATGCCCTGAAAAAGCTGGTCAAAGCGGGGTACGTGACGAGCGAGAAAGCGGGCAAAGAGCTCTTTTTCTCGACTACCGAGGAAGGAAAAGCGCTGTGCATGAAGTACCGGGACGTGCGGGAGGCGTGTCTGATTGCGATCCACGCGGAGAGCGGCATAGCCGGGAAGTCGATTGGCGAAACCGCGCAGCTGTTACGCACGATCTCCTCCCTGTATGACACCGCCGCCCGCGCGGCGGCATCACTCTAG
- a CDS encoding DUF969 domain-containing protein encodes MDGTTLLPLIGIPIVVIGFALRFNPLLVVVVSGLATGLLVGMDFGMLLETFGEKFVNSRSLATFILILPVIGLLEYYGLKERAQAWVAKIASATSARILMLYFVAREGTAALGLMSLGGHAQTVRPLLAPMAEGAALNEYGELPQHIRDKIKAHAAACDNIAVFFGEDIFIAFGAVLLIDAFLKENGIAGIEPLHIGLWAIPTAIAALVIHMTRLLRLDASIRRDVMAWRAEQSSQEAAQ; translated from the coding sequence ATGGACGGTACTACGCTGCTGCCGCTGATCGGGATACCGATCGTGGTTATTGGTTTTGCACTGCGCTTCAACCCGCTGCTGGTGGTCGTGGTGTCGGGGCTGGCAACGGGTCTGCTGGTCGGTATGGATTTCGGGATGCTGCTGGAGACCTTTGGCGAAAAGTTCGTGAATAGCCGATCGCTGGCGACCTTCATTCTGATCCTGCCCGTGATTGGTCTGCTGGAATATTACGGTCTCAAGGAGCGCGCCCAGGCCTGGGTGGCGAAGATCGCCAGCGCCACCTCGGCGCGTATTCTGATGCTCTATTTTGTCGCCCGTGAAGGCACCGCCGCGCTGGGGCTGATGTCGCTGGGCGGTCATGCCCAGACGGTGCGCCCGCTGCTGGCGCCGATGGCCGAAGGGGCGGCGCTGAACGAATACGGCGAGCTGCCGCAGCACATCCGTGACAAAATCAAAGCCCATGCCGCCGCGTGCGACAACATTGCGGTCTTCTTTGGGGAAGATATCTTTATTGCCTTTGGCGCGGTGCTGCTGATCGACGCGTTCCTGAAAGAAAACGGTATTGCGGGCATCGAACCGCTGCATATCGGCCTGTGGGCCATCCCAACCGCCATCGCGGCATTGGTTATTCATATGACGCGCCTGCTGCGCCTGGATGCCAGCATCCGTCGCGACGTCATGGCCTGGCGTGCAGAGCAGAGCTCGCAGGAGGCCGCGCAATGA